From a region of the Salvia miltiorrhiza cultivar Shanhuang (shh) unplaced genomic scaffold, IMPLAD_Smil_shh fragScaff_scaffold_156_1, whole genome shotgun sequence genome:
- the LOC131002635 gene encoding uncharacterized protein LOC131002635 isoform X1 has protein sequence MASEKKASEGIVLLSMYGDEDDEMEELDEEVENIHEDGIPPPASDAIAVNENDGISDYGNEQMQRQQEERGQFNDYTPPASATPQQNLFSPQERMQAQHFSSDLNNVQSQKSRLTIVDYGHEEGAMSPEAEEGEIMATGRVTYGEQLQSSDVTACALGESREKISPGMARLPTPSTQGATPQSLEPADQPESDAMNYATSESEAAGTEDVVMGSVEDQKDIDPLDDFSPFQRAITARRPLA, from the exons ATGGCATCCGAGAAGAAGGCGTCGGAGGGCATAGTGTTGCTCTCGATGTACGGCGACGAAGATGACGAGATGGAAGAACTCGATGAGGAAGTAGAAAACATTCATGAAGATGGAATTCCCCCGCCGGCGTCGGATGCCATCGCCGTGAACGAGAATGATGGTATTAGCGATTACGGCAATGAACAAATGCAGCGGCAACAGGAAGAGAGAGGTCAATTCAACGACTATACTCCTCCAGCATCCGCGACTCCGCAACAAAATCTCTTCTCGCCCCAAGAGCGGATGCAAGCACAACATTTTAGTTCGGATTTGAATAATGTTCAGAGCCAAAAGAGTCGACTGACTATTGTGGATTATGGCCATGAAGAGGGCGCGATGTCTCCGGAAGCAGAG GAAGGTGAAATCATGGCAACTGGTCGAGTAACGTATGGAGAGCAACTTCAAAGTAGTGATG TCACTGCTTGTGCTTTAGGTGAATCGCGAGAAAAGATATCACCAGGTATGGCTCGGCTTCCAACACCTAGCACTCAAGGTGCAACCCCCCAATCATTGGAGCCAGCTGATCAGCCTGAATCAGATGCCATGAATTATGCTACAAGTGAATCAGAAGCTGCAGGGACTGAGGATGTTGTTATGGGTTCTGTCGAGGATCAAAAGGATATCGATCCATTGGATGACTTTTCACCGTTCCAACGAGCAATAACGGCTCGCCGACCACTGGCATAG
- the LOC131002621 gene encoding bifunctional monothiol glutaredoxin-S16, chloroplastic: MAALNLSSPTHSPYSLRLLSNFSNSRNAPALSFNSLPNPTAFFHSASFKHRSPAKRRRPGLVVSALQKLSETESVTVSSDSDGNFPSESGVYAIYDSGGDLQFVGITRNLAVSVLAHKKSLPELCCAVKVAVVEDPDKTALTEAWKTWLQEHIAATGKVPPGNEPGNSTWVKRAPRKKSDLRLTPGRHVQLTVPLEDLVDRLVKENKVVAFIKGSRSAPLCGFSQRVVAILENQGVDYESVDVLDEEYNFGLRETLKNYSNWPTFPQIFVNGELVGGCDILTSMYEKGELADMFK; the protein is encoded by the exons ATGGCTGCTTTAAACCTCTCATCTCCAACACACTCTCCTTACTCTCTTCGACTGCTTTCCAATTTTTCTAATTCCAGAAATGCCCCCGCTCTTTCTTTCAATTCCCTTCCCAACCCCACCGCTTTCTTCCACTCCGCATCCTTCAAGCACAGATCGccggcgaagcgccgccgccccgGCCTCGTCGTCTCCGCGCTGCAGAAGTTGTCGGAGACTGAGTCGGTGACGGTTTCCTCCGATTCTGACGGAAACTTCCCGTCCGAGTCCGGTGTTTACGCCATTTACGACAGCGGCGGCGACCTTCAGTTCGTCGGGATAACGCGAAATCTCGCCGTCAGCGTTCTCGCTCACAAAAAGTCCTTGCCAGAGCTTTGTTGCGCCGTGAAG GTTGCAGTCGTAGAGGACCCCGATAAAACTGCTCTAACTGAAGCGTGGAAGACATGGTTGCAAGAACACATAGCAGCTACTGGGAAGGTTCCACCAGGGAATGAACCCGGGAATTCAACGTGGGTGAAAAGGGCTCCGAGAAAGAAGTCTGATCTGAGGTTAACACCAGGCCGCCATGTTCAACTGACAGTGCCTCTGGAGGATCTCGTTGACAGGCTAGTGAAAGAGAACAAAGTGGTGGCATTCATCAAGGGTTCAAGAAGTGCCCCATTGTGTGGCTTCTCACAGAGGGTCGTGGCGATTCTTGAAAATCAAGGGGTGGATTACGAGAGCGTTGATGTGCTTGATGAAGAGTATAACTTCGGTTTGAGGGAGACGTTGAAGAATTACAGTAACTGGCCTACATTCCCTCAGATTTTTGTTAATGGTGAATTGGTTGGGGGCTGTGATATACTGACCTCCATGTATGAGAAAGGTGAGCTTGCTGATATGTTCAAATAG
- the LOC131002635 gene encoding uncharacterized protein LOC131002635 isoform X2, with the protein MASEKKASEGIVLLSMYGDEDDEMEELDEEVENIHEDGIPPPASDAIAVNENDGISDYGNEQMQRQQEERGQFNDYTPPASATPQQNLFSPQERMQAQHFSSDLNNVQSQKSRLTIVDYGHEEGAMSPEAEEGEIMATGRVTYGEQLQSSDGESREKISPGMARLPTPSTQGATPQSLEPADQPESDAMNYATSESEAAGTEDVVMGSVEDQKDIDPLDDFSPFQRAITARRPLA; encoded by the exons ATGGCATCCGAGAAGAAGGCGTCGGAGGGCATAGTGTTGCTCTCGATGTACGGCGACGAAGATGACGAGATGGAAGAACTCGATGAGGAAGTAGAAAACATTCATGAAGATGGAATTCCCCCGCCGGCGTCGGATGCCATCGCCGTGAACGAGAATGATGGTATTAGCGATTACGGCAATGAACAAATGCAGCGGCAACAGGAAGAGAGAGGTCAATTCAACGACTATACTCCTCCAGCATCCGCGACTCCGCAACAAAATCTCTTCTCGCCCCAAGAGCGGATGCAAGCACAACATTTTAGTTCGGATTTGAATAATGTTCAGAGCCAAAAGAGTCGACTGACTATTGTGGATTATGGCCATGAAGAGGGCGCGATGTCTCCGGAAGCAGAG GAAGGTGAAATCATGGCAACTGGTCGAGTAACGTATGGAGAGCAACTTCAAAGTAGTGATG GTGAATCGCGAGAAAAGATATCACCAGGTATGGCTCGGCTTCCAACACCTAGCACTCAAGGTGCAACCCCCCAATCATTGGAGCCAGCTGATCAGCCTGAATCAGATGCCATGAATTATGCTACAAGTGAATCAGAAGCTGCAGGGACTGAGGATGTTGTTATGGGTTCTGTCGAGGATCAAAAGGATATCGATCCATTGGATGACTTTTCACCGTTCCAACGAGCAATAACGGCTCGCCGACCACTGGCATAG
- the LOC131002619 gene encoding histone H4: MSGRGKGGKGLGKGGAKRHRKVLRDNIQGITKPAIRRLARRGGVKRISGLIYEETRGVLKIFLENVIRDAVTYTEHARRKTVTAMDVVYALKRQGRTLYGFGG; this comes from the coding sequence ATGTCGGGAAGAGGAAAGGGCGGCAAGGGATTAGGCAAGGGCGGCGCCAAGCGCCACCGCAAGGTGCTGAGAGATAACATCCAGGGCATCACGAAGCCGGCGATCCGGCGGCTAGCTCGCCGTGGAGGCGTCAAGCGTATCAGCGGCCTCATCTACGAGGAGACACGTGGCGTCCTCAAGATCTTTCTCGAGAACGTCATCCGTGACGCCGTCACCTACACTGAGCACGCTCGGCGGAAGACGGTGACGGCGATGGACGTCGTCTACGCTCTCAAGAGGCAAGGCCGAACTCTTTACGGTTTCGGTGGTTGA
- the LOC131002636 gene encoding protein trichome birefringence-like 3 translates to MANFKGNLPFSILTIAILAFVALLYTERLGSLSSRAIFRLKPCARSNAVEKLVDVNGLSYEGDELFDFDPDQCSLHHGKWAFNRSIEPLYSDQTCRFLDRQVACVRSGRPDSDYMYWEWPPDGCRLPRFDPRMVLRKLKGKRLMFVGDSLQRGQWQSFVCLVDSVIPKGKKSMKRGRLHSVFRAKEYDATVEFYWAPFLVESNTDIHIIADPKQRILKVDSVEKHAKHWLGVDILVFNTYVWWMSGLKTKTLWGSFANGAEGYEELETHVSYTLGLRTWANWVDSNVNPSKTRVFFTTMSPSHHR, encoded by the exons ATGGCCAATTTCAAAGGAAATCTGCCATTTTCCATACTCACCATCGCAATCTTGGCTTTCGTCGCGCTCTTGTACACTGAAAGATTAGGTTCTCTATCTTCAAGAGCCATTTTCAGGTTGAAGCCCTGCGCTAGAAGTAACGCTG TTGAGAAATTAGTGGATGTCAATGGCTTGAGTTACGAAGGTGATGAATTGTTCGATTTTGATCCTGATCAATGCAGCCTGCATCATGGGAAATGGGCGTTCAATCGCTCCATCGAGCCCCTGTATTCGGACCAAACATGTCGATTTTTGGACCGGCAGGTCGCTTGCGTTAGGAGCGGTAGGCCGGATTCGGATTATATGTACTGGGAGTGGCCGCCCGACGGCTGCAGGCTGCCGAG gTTTGATCCAAGAATGGTGCTGCGGAAACTTAAAGGGAAGAGGCTAATGTTTGTAGGGGATTCACTGCAGAGAGGGCAATGGCAATCCTTCGTTTGCCTCGTTGATTCTGTGATACCGAAAGGGAAGAAGTCGATGAAACGAGGTCGTTTGCATTCTGTTTTCAGAGCTAAG GAATACGATGCCACGGTGGAGTTCTATTGGGCTCCTTTCCTCGTAGAATCCAACACAGATATTCATATAATAGCAGATCCAAAGCAGAGGATTTTGAAGGTTGATTCAGTTGAAAAGCATGCCAAACACTGGTTAGGCGTCGACATCCTCGTCTTCAACACTTATGTTTGGTGGATGAGTGGCCTCAAAACTAAGACATT ATGGGGTTCGTTTGCGAACGGAGCAGAAGGGTACGAAGAGTTGGAAACACACGTTTCCTACACGTTAGGGCTCAGAACATGGGCAAATTGGGTGGATTCAAACGTTAATCCCTCCAAAACACGAGTGTTCTTCACAACCATGTCTCCTTCACACCACAGGTGA
- the LOC131002627 gene encoding serine carboxypeptidase-like 48, with amino-acid sequence MARLSASQSKSQEILETSAAMSESGEKLPDADPPKSSGGGGGEEALSSRKSKHCVIQISKPLRSVRDALGVGDIDFVSCSSTVYEAMVTDWMRNLEVGIPAMLEDGIKLLVYAGEYDLICNWLGNSRWVHAMEWSGQKKFAAAATASFSVDGAEAGQQKGYGPLTFLKVHDAGHMVPMDQPKASVEMLRRWMQWKLTQADNHLAPM; translated from the exons ATGGCGCGGCTCTCTGCCAGCCAATCTAAATCGCAGGAGATCCTGGAAACATCCGCGGCGATGTCGGAGAGCGGAGAAAAATTACCGGATGCAGATCCGCCGAAAtcgagcggcggcggtggcggcgagGAGGCTCTGTCGTCGAGG AAATCGAAGCATTGTGTGATTCAAATTTCAAAACCCCTCAGATCAGTGAGAGACGCTCTTGGTGTCGGAGACATAGACTTCGTGTCTTGTAGCTCCACGGTGTACGAGGCTATGGTGACGGACTGGATGAGGAATCTTGAAGTAGGAATCCCTGCAATGCTGGAGGATGGAATCAAGCTGCTGGTGTATGCAGGAGAGTATGATCTCATCTGCAATTGGCTAG GGAACTCGAGATGGGTGCATGCCATGGAATGGTCTGGACAGAAGAAGTTTGCAGCAGCTGCCACTGCGTCTTTCTCTGTAGACGGGGCTGAGGCCGGGCAGCAGAAGGGCTACGGGCCTCTTACGTTCCTCAAGGTGCACGATGCGGGCCACATGGTTCCGATGGATCAACCAAAAGCATCGGTGGAAATGCTGAGGAGGTGGATGCAGTGGAAATTAACACAAGCAGATAATCATCTTGCTCCAATGTAA